A region from the Fusarium musae strain F31 chromosome 1, whole genome shotgun sequence genome encodes:
- a CDS encoding hypothetical protein (EggNog:ENOG41), whose protein sequence is MSGSKDDILTQYDADNISNDLLKHLKFLNGKSVSAAAASIDTIFSKEQIMRYSLIILAGIAAVQAAVAAPPVDGHLSARDRTVARAELNSPGGKDWKRAEVDSPGGKDWKRAEVESPGGKDWKRAEVESPGGKDW, encoded by the exons ATGAGCGGATCAAAAGATGACATTTTGACGCAATACGACGCAGATAACATTAGTAATGACTTACTTAAGCACCTGAAGTTCCTGAACGGCAAGTCAGTGTCCGCAGCAGCCGCCAGTATAGACACG ATCTTCTCAAAAGAACAAATCATGAGATACAGTCTTATCATTCTCGCTGGCATTGCTGCAGTCCAAGCCGCTGTTGCAGCACCCCCAGTAGACGGCCATCTTTCGGCTCGCGATCGTACAGTTGCT CGTGCTGAGCTGAACAGCCCCGGTGGAAAGGATTGGAAACGTGCTGAGGTGGACAGCCCCGGTGGAAAGGATTGGAAACGTGCTGAGGTGGAAAGCCCCGGTGGAAAGGATTGGAAACGTGCTGAGGTGGAAAGCCCCGGTGGAAAGGACTGGTAA
- a CDS encoding hypothetical protein (EggNog:ENOG41~MEROPS:MER0011726), whose amino-acid sequence MTEIHGTCDPKFQGVRSLLDKYIKSGEEVGASITIDIDGKEVVDIWGGYADKERTKPWEKDTIVNVFSCTKTITSLAVLMLVDRGLIDVNERVSHYWPEFAQNGKQDVLVRHLLSHTSGVSGWEEPVSVEDVYDTDKAAAMLARQAPWWTPGTASGYQAVCFGHLLGELIKRVSGKSLREFVDTEIAGVLDADFQIGAAENTWDRISPLIPPPPTGVMPEFEEGSARAKTLLNPPFDPSFANTGPWRQAELGGSNGHGNSRSMARILSAITLGGSSQGKKLLSEDTIKLIFQEQASGTDLVLGSSLRFGIGFGLAPSPALPWVPEGNVCYWSGWGGSIIIMDLDRRMTIAYAMNKMAGGLDSSDLAAAYGKTIYQALEK is encoded by the coding sequence ATGACTGAGATTCACGGCACATGTGACCCGAAATTCCAGGGAGTCCGCTCTCTCCTTGACAAGTACATCAAATCAGGCGAAGAGGTTGGTGCCTCGATCACCATTGACATCGATGGCAAAGAAGTGGTGGACATCTGGGGCGGATACGCCGACAAGGAGCGAACCAAGCCATGGGAAAAAGATACCATCGTCAATGTGTTTTCGTGCACAAAGACAATCACCAGTCTTGCAGTCCTCATGCTCGTCGACAGAGGATTGATCGACGTCAACGAGCGCGTCTCACACTACTGGCCTGAGTTTGCGCAAAATGGCAAACAGGACGTTCTGGTCAGGCATTTGCTGAGTCATACGTCTGGTGTCTCAGGCTGGGAAGAACCGGTATCAGTTGAAGACGTGTACGATACTGACAAAGCGGCTGCAATGCTAGCCCGTCAGGCTCCGTGGTGGACTCCCGGGACGGCATCCGGCTATCAGGCAGTGTGTTTCGGACATCTTCTCGGAGAACTGATCAAGCGTGTTTCTGGCAAGTCGCTACGCGAGTTTGTGGACACTGAGATCGCAGGTGTTTTGGATGCAGACTTTCAGATCGGCGCAGCCGAGAACACCTGGGACCGCATTTCTCCTCTCATTCCCCCGCCTCCGACGGGAGTTATGCCAGAGTTTGAAGAGGGATCTGCGCGAGCCAAGACGCTACTCAACCCGCCATTTGACCCCAGCTTTGCGAACACCGGGCCTTGGAGGCAAGCTGAGCTAGGCGGCTCCAACGGCCATGGCAACTCCCGCTCTATGGCGCGTATTCTCTCTGCAATCACCCTAGGTGGCTCGAGCCAAGGCAAGAAGTTGCTGTCAGAAGATACGATCAAGTTGATTTTCCAGGAACAGGCCAGTGGAACGGACTTGGTTCTTGGGTCGTCGTTGAGATTCGGCATTGGTTTTGGACTGGCGCCTTCACCAGCACTACCCTGGGTTCCAGAGGGCAATGTCTGTTACTGGTCCGGCTGGGGCGGTTCGATTATCATCATGGATCTGGATAGGCGTATGACGATTGCGTATGCTATGAATAAGATGGCGGGTGGACTTGACAGTAGTGATCTGGCTGCGGCCTATGGAAAGACAATTTATCAGGCCCTTGAGAAGTGA
- a CDS encoding hypothetical protein (EggNog:ENOG41) has translation MSLKFYYKTYSTADITVAVLAELEHGLSEPIAERIEVDLQKGESRTPEYLKGVNPNGLVPAIVHDGVSIWEASAITMYLGETFGVERPPNNKEAPVLYPPPGTSRGKAMTWIVWSSTELGKKGIALGESQASKSKAQLDKAVNELNEKVRILDNSLYDQDYILGDWYSIVDTHLWATVRWLTYMGLDLAAFPALAAWKKKIEQRPAIQQLQQQ, from the exons ATGAGTCTCAAGTTCTACTACAAAACATACTCAACAGCTGATATAACCGTCGCGGTCCTAGCTGAGCTGGAACATGGATTGTCTGAGCCTATCGCGGAGAGAATTGAGGTTGACCTCCAAAAGGGAGAAAGCCGCACCCCTGAGTATCTTAAGGGTGTAAACCCTAATGGACTTGTTCCGGCTATAGTCCACGATGGCGTAAGCATTTGGGAAGCTTCTGCTATCACTATGTACCTCGGTGAAACCTTTGGAGTGGAGCGTCCtcctaataataaagaagcgCCTGTGCTCTATCCCCCTCCCGGCACCTCCCGTGGAAAGGCTATGACGTGGATTGTCTGGTCAAGCACTGAACTTGGGAAGAAAGGCATTGCACTTGGAGAAAGTCAGGCTTCCAAGTCAAAG GCTCAGTTGGATAAGGCAGTAAACGAGCTTAATGAGAAAGTTCGCATTCTGGATAATTCTCTATATGACCAGGATTATATCCTTGGGGACTGGTACTCGATTGTTGACACGCATCTCTGGGCTACTGTCAGGTGGTTGACTTATATGGGGTTGGACCTGGCTGCATTCCCTGCCCTGGCGGCCTGGAAAAAGAAGATTGAACAGAGACCGGCTATTCAGCAGCTGCAACAGCAGTAA
- a CDS encoding hypothetical protein (EggNog:ENOG41), protein MMSLESNSQRTATLRCVFITGVTGFVGGTILSCLLKAHPNVCVKALIREEKSAKELQSVYPNLTPIIGDLSSLSLLTSTAEEADFVIHAGGDNVPAVCAMIDGLSSRVTDGSPMPRLISLTGPRSLIDFSSPITGNLNESSRPWSDILDGHAILNVPKDRIHAGADQAIIAHSASKGVGTMLISPGQLWGRGKGHLKKESNSAFYYAAVKSRGRAFVIGEGTATWSWVSISDLGDAVVFLMDQALSKRRGQVGTNQDGYYFVSTGDLSMVERAKAVSERLGLGEVESVSVDTAREIHPFGPIMWGCGERIRPDKLLELGWRPKQTEWKALMEEEGGERA, encoded by the coding sequence atgatgagtttggagtCTAATTCTCAAAGAACGGCCACCTTACGCTGTGTTTTTATCACTGGTGTAACCGGATTCGTCGGCGGCACTATCCTATCCTGTCTTTTGAAGGCACATCCTAATGTTTGCGTCAAAGCTTTGATCCGTGAGGAGAAGTCCGCTAAAGAACTCCAATCGGTCTATCCAAATCTCACCCCCATCATCGGCGACCTTTCCTCGCTTTCTCTCCTCACATCCACGGCAGAAGAGGCCGACTTCGTCATCCATGCTGGAGGAGACAATGTCCCTGCTGTTTGTGCGATGATAGATGGATTATCATCCCGTGTCACCGATGGATCGCCCATGCCACGGCTGATCAGCCTAACCGGCCCACGAAGTCTTATTGACTTCTCGAGTCCCATCACTGGAAATCTGAATGAAAGCAGCCGTCCTTGGAGCGATATATTGGACGGGCATGCAATACTGAACGTGCCGAAGGATCGCATTCACGCCGGTGCTGACCAAGCCATCATCGCTCACAGTGCTAGTAAAGGAGTGGGCACAATGCTGATTTCGCCTGGTCAGTTGTGGGGACGGGGCAAGGGCCATCTGAAGAAGGAGAGCAATTCGGCGTTCTATTATGCCGCTGTTAAGAGCCGTGGACGGGCCTTCGTAATCGGTGAGGGCACTGCAACATGGTCGTGGGTCTCCATTAGTGATTTAGGAGATGCAGTCGTGTTCCTGATGGATCAGGCACTGAGCAAGAGACGAGGACAAGTAGGAACAAATCAAGACGGCTACTACTTTGTTAGTACTGGAGACCTGAGTATGGTGGAAAGGGCCAAAGCTGTCAGTGAGCGCTTGggtcttggagaagttgaaAGCGTGTCAGTTGATACCGCAAGAGAGATCCATCCATTTGGTCCCATCATGTGGGGTTGTGGTGAAAGAATAAGACCTGACAAGCTGCTCGAGCTCGGTTGGAGGCCGAAACAGACCGAATGGAAGGCTttgatggaagaagaaggcggaGAGAGAGCATAA
- a CDS encoding hypothetical protein (EggNog:ENOG41) codes for MSLRDIRSSMKRDPDGHGISALGFDGVLRAFDAERNVLDAVGLNPAQIREYYDGLPMPERFLTADGRSVSRQDMFNPNAEDIPRKPTEEDRARTRAYNEALKRRGVSCCVADKSADDGESKSDRI; via the coding sequence ATGTCACTGCGCGATATACGATCCTCGATGAAGAGAGATCCAGACGGACATGGCATAAGTGCACTGGGCTTTGATGGTGTCCTTCGTGCGTTTGACGCTGAACGGAATGTTCTTGACGCCGTTGGCCTCAATCCAGCGCAGATCAGAGAGTACTACGATGGTTTGCCAATGCCCGAAAGATTCCTCACTGCCGATGGCCGGAGTGTATCCCGCCAGGATATGTTTAATCCCAACGCGGAGGATATTCCTAGGAAACCTACAGAGGAGGACAGAGCTAGAACTCGGGCATATAATGAGGCGTTGAAAAGGCGCGGAGTCTCATGCTGTGTTGCGGACAAGTCAGCTGATGACGGCGAATCTAAATCAGATCGTATATAG